A window of the Lolium perenne isolate Kyuss_39 chromosome 7, Kyuss_2.0, whole genome shotgun sequence genome harbors these coding sequences:
- the LOC127312236 gene encoding peroxidase 3 has product MAAVATIIVLAAVVGTASAAEDDSGKLRQGFYDQSCPRAEQIVRHYMEQHVPHAPSVAATLLRTHFHDCFVRGCDGSVLLNGTNGNEAEKDSPPNASLRGFAFVDRVKAVVEQECPGVVSCADVLALAARDAIGVIGGPFWRVPTGRRDGRVSLKQEALDQIPGPTMNFTDLLTSFRSKGLELPDLVWLSGAHTIGIAHCDSFSERLYNFTGRGGPSDADPSLNPVYAANLRRTKCATPTDNTTIVEMDPGSFLTFDLGYYRGLLKSRGLFQSDHALLMDAAARADVESIASGPPEVFFQLFARSMMRLGMVDVKTGGEGEIRRHCALVNS; this is encoded by the exons ATGGCGGCGGTGGCGACGATTATCGTGTTGGCGGCGGTGGTTGGCACGGCTTCGGCGGCGGAGGATGACAGCGGGAAGCTGCGGCAAGGGTTCTACGACCAGAGCTGCCCGCGGGCGGAGCAGATTGTTCGACACTACATGGAGCAGCACGTCCCCCACGCGCCCTCCGTCGCCGCCACCCTCCTCCGCACCCACTTCCACGACTGCTTCGTCAGG GGCTGCGACGGGTCGGTGCTGCTGAACGGGACGAACGGGAACGAGGCGGAGAAGGACTCGCCGCCGAACGCGTCGCTGCGCGGGTTCGCGTTCGTGGACCGCGTCAAGGCGGTCGTCGAGCAGGAGTGCCCCGGCGTCGTCTCCTGCGCCGACGTGCTCGCCCTCGCCGCCCGCGACGCCATCGGAGTCATC GGCGGCCCGTTCTGGCGCGTGCCGACGGGGCGGCGCGACGGCAGGGTGTCGCTGAAGCAGGAGGCGCTGGACCAGATCCCAGGGCCAACCATGAACTTCACCGACCTCCTCACCTCCTTCCGGAGCAAGGGCCTCGAGCTCCCCGACCTCGTCTGGCTCTCAG GGGCTCACACCATCGGCATCGCGCACTGCGACTCCTTCAGTGAGCGCCTATACAACTTCACCGGCCGCGGCGGGCCAAGCGACGCCGACCCGTCGCTGAACCCGGTGTACGCCGCGAACCTCCGGCGGACCAAGTGTGCCACGCCGACGGATAACACCACCATCGTGGAGATGGACCCTGGGAGCTTCCTCACCTTCGACCTCGGCTACTACCGCGGCCTGCTCAAGAGCCGGGGTCTGTTCCAGTCGGACCACGCCCTGCTAATGGACGCGGCGGCGCGGGCCGACGTCGAGAGCATCGCGAGCGGCCCGCCGGAGGTGTTCTTCCAGCTGTTCGCGCGGTCCATGATGAGGTTGGGCATGGTGGACGTCAAGACCGGCGGCGAGGGCGAGATCAGGCGGCACTGCGCCCTCGTCAACAGCTAG